CTTGTTCCATGTGGAAGAACTCCACTTGGAATTTAGCAACGGTGAACGCCGCATTTACGAGCGCCTTGCCAGCCGTGGCAATGGCGCTGTATTGATCGTTCCGCTGCTGGATGACGACACCCTGCTCCTAATCCGCGAATACTCAGCGGGAACAGGTCGCTACGAACTCGGCTTCCCCAAAGGCAAAGTGGAACGCGGCGAAGATGTCCTCGACGCTGCCAACCGCGAAATCATGGAAGAAGTCGGCTACGGCGCACGCGATTTGCACGTATTGCGGCGCGTCAGCCTTTCCCCCGGCTATATGCAACACCACACCCACCTGATTCTTGCCCGCGACCTTTACCCACATCGCGTCGACGGTGACGAACCTGAGCCGCTGGAAGTCGTGCCCTGGAAATTGTCTGATGCAGCAGAATTGCTGTTGCAAGATGATTTCACCGAAGGGCGCAGCTTGCTGGCACTGTATTTGGCGCAAGACTGGCTCAAACAACACGCATAGACTTAAGGATTTTCATGGACTTGCCTAACCTCCTCCACGCCACCGTGCGCATTGCTCAAACAGCAGGCGCTAAAATCATGGCAGTCTACAACGCCCCCGACTTTGCGGTGGAACACAAAGCCGATGATTCCCCGCTCACGGCGGCAGATATGGCATCCCACCACCACATTGTCGATGCCTTAACCGCACTCACCCCGCAATATCCGGTACTGTCCGAAGAATCCGCCAGCCTGCCCTTTAGCGAGCGCAGCCAATGGCAAACCTACTGGCTGGTTGATCCGCTGGATGGAACCCGCGAATTCGTCAAACGCAATGGCGAATTCAGCACCCTGATTGCATTGATACACAATCACGCCCCCATTCTCGGTGTGGTTCACGCCCCCGCATTAAACGAAACGTGGTTTGCGCACCAAGGCGGTGGCGCATTCAAGTACATGCACGGAGAAACTTTCCCGATTAGCACTCGTGCGACTGGCAGGCCACTCAAAGTCATGGGCAGCAAATCGCACCGTGACCCAATCATGCCACAGTTTCTGGAACGCATCGGTGAACACGAATACGCGGTAATGGGCAGCATCCTCAAAGCTTGCCGCGTTGCCGAAGGTTCGGCGGACATTTACCCGCGCCTCGGTTTAACGTCGGAATGGGACACCGCCGCTGCGCAAATCATTGTGGAAGAAGCCGGTGGGCATTTCACCCGCACCGATATGCAACCGCTGCGCTACAACACCAAAGAATCCATGCTGAACCCGCATTTCTTCGTGTTCGGCAAGGATTATCACGACTGGTCGCAATATTTAGTGTAGGTTTTGCAACATCCCCACTTCCAGATCAATCCCCATCTCGTGATCGGGATTGATCGAAATGCTGTAACCCACCCCGACTTTCTCAATAATCCACTTAAATTCCGCCAGCAAGCCGCCGCCGTAGCCGGGGAAATCGCGCACAAAGGCTTTGGCACGATCCGGGCTGGTGAACAAAATCAAGATTTTATTGCCCGCATCATCATCCAGTGTCAGCGGCACTGCCTGATCGCTGGTGGTCGGTTGTAAACCGCCAATCTGGTGCTTTTCGTAAATCGGCATAAAGAGCGTGACTTCCATCAATTGCTGAATGAAAGTGTCGCCCTCCAATTCGCCCGCTAAGGCTTTTACTAACAGCTCTTCGGCTTCGTTCATGGTTTGTGGAGTCATGTTGGTATCCTATTATGGGTAATGCCCTAGAGGGTAATCAATCGCCCCGCCCTGCACAATGACCCGCAAGAAGTATAATGGCAAACCCAAAACCGTTTATTTATGCATGGAAAGTCGCCATTTGTGTTGATTTTACACTACAATACCGTGTCATCTATTGCTTGCTTGGGCCAAACTTATGCGAATCTTGTTTCAAACCCTCCGTCACACCAGCCTTTACTGGCTGACCAGTTTACTCCTGCTATTGTCACTGCCTGCCTTGGCGAATGAAACCGCCGCGAAAGACATACTGGAAGATTCCATCGTTAAAATTTACGTCACCAGCAAATCCCAAAACAGTTATTCCCCTTGGAATGCCGACAGCCTCGCCTCCAGCGGCTCTGGTTTTATCATTGCGGACAACCGCATCCTCACCAACGCGCATGTCGTTGCTGATCATATTTTCGTTGAAATCCAACGCGATGGCACACCGAAACGCTACCAAGCCACGGTCGAATTCGTTTCACACGAAATGGATATTGCGGTACTCAAAGTCAAAGACGAGACCTTTTTTGCCAAAAGCAAGCCACTCGCCCTAGGTGAATTGCCTGACATTCACCAAGAAATCATGGTGCATGGCTTCCCCATTGGCGGCGACACGCTCAGTACCACACGCGGCATTGTGTCACGCATCGAATACATGCCGTATGTGCACAGCGGCTTGTCTTACCAAGTCATCCAAATTGATGCCGCCATCAACCCCGGCAACAGCGGTGGCCCTGCGATTATTAACGGCAAAGTCGCGGGCATGGTCATGCAAAAGTCCGACGAAAGTGCTGAAAATATCGGTTACATCATCCCCACCGTGATGATCAACCGCTTTCTCGCCGACGTAGCCGATGGCAAATACGACGGTTTCCCCACCTTTTCAGTAGAAACCCAAAATCTGCTCAGCCCCAGCCTGAAACAAAAACACCAACTGAAAGAAGACCAAAGCGGCGTTTTGGTCAGCAAAGTGTGTGCCAACACCTCTGCCGAAAAAGTCCTGCAAGAAAACGATGTTATCACCCACATTGACGGCAAAAAGATTGACGACGACGGCACGACCGCTCTAACTGCCCGCAAGACCATCAACTTCCGGCATTACCTCGATCTGCATCAAATCGGTGACACGCTTACCCTCGATATTGTCCGCGATGGCACACCCCAACAGATCAAGCTACCATTGGATAAGGCGGACGAAAGCAACTATACCTATGACAAAGAACCGCGCTACGTCATCTACGGCGGCTTTGTGTTCGTCGCCACCGACGCTTACGAAGGCTGCCAAACCCGTGAAGACTACGATGAGCGCAAAGACAAAGAGAAAAAAGATGATATTAGCGTCACGCAAGTGCTGGCAGCTTCCGGCAATTTAGGGTTTCATGACCTGTCATCGCTCGGTGTCGAAAAACTCAATGGTGAACGTTTCAACACCTTTGAAGAATTCTACCAACGCTTACGCACCTCCACCGAACCCTTCGTGATTTTGGAAGATTACGCCGGTTACGAAGTGGCAATTGACCGCCAACTCGCGGACACTGAACACACTGACATTCTGGAACAATACAGCATCCACAAAGACCGTTCCAAAGAAGTCAGCACTTGGGATAAGGCACTGGCGCAAGCCAAACCGTAAGTACTGCGCCAGCACCTGCCACTCAGAACCCGGCGTTTTGGGTGGCAGTCAACACCCCCGTCGCTTCCTTATACATATCGCGGTTGGCTTGATTCACGCTCATGACCAGATACGCATCCTTCGCCGGGTCATACAACATCAGCGTTCCCCAAAACCCGGCATGACCCCAGACTTCACGCCCATTCACCACTGCCCGTTGCAAGCCCAAGCCATAGTTGGGGCTGGCGGCACTGGCTTGCCGCATCTGCTGCAAGGTCGCTCGTTCACGGAACAATTCCCCTTGCATCAAGGCACGGAAAAACCGCAACAAATCATCGCCCGTCGACACCAAAGCACCGCTTGCCCATGCCCCCGACATGCTTAAAGGTGTCGCCGTAATATCAAGATAATTGCCTGCGGAAAGCGTATAGAAATGGTGTGCGATGGCACCACGCCCGGTTTCAAAGCTTTCATGCCAAGTATGCGCCATGCCTAAGCGGTTAAAAATGCGGGCGCGGTATTGGCTGGTCAACGACTGCCCGGTAGCACGTTCCACCACCAAACCTAACAGTAAGTAATGGGTATCGCTGTATTCAAACTGCCGCCCCGGTGCAGCCAGCGCATTGCGCCCCAAGCCGGTGCTCAGGTAATGCGCCAATAATGCCCGCCCATCCCACTGACGTGATGCCAACCCACGTCCGCTATTGCTGACTACCTCACTGAGCATTTGCGCAAATAAGCCGTTACCGTCCTGCACCGTGGGAGTATCAGCGAGGTAATCCCGCAAGCCTGCCGTGTGTTGCAGCAATTGGCGCACCGTAATACGACCACCGGATTTTACCCCGTTGATAACATGCAAATCATCCAGCGTATACCCCGGCGGTAACAGCGTATTATCCAGCAAGCGTGACAACGGCGTATCCAAGCTGAAATAACCCTCTTCCACCAACTGCAACACCACCGTGGCGGTAAATATTTTGGAAATACTGGCAACCCGGAACGGATACGCACTGGTCAATGCCTCACCGGTTTGCGGATTTGCCAAACCTTGCGCCCCTGCATAATGGAGTTGCTCACGCGGCATATCAAACAATAGCGTGGCACTTACCACATCCGGTTCCGCCACGGTTTCGGCAACCCAGCGATCCAGATTGCTCGTCAAACGATTAGCCAATGCGGGTTCTGCAACAACACGCGGAATCACGCTGAGTTGCGATTGCGCCACACCACTGCCGCCACATCCTGCTAATAACAATATCAACACTCCCATACCGACCACCGCAACGCTGTGTCCTGCTCGCTGTACCATGCTTTTTCCCACCCATTGACTGCATTAAACATGGGAGGGGTATAGATCAAGGTTAGCAACACTAAGGTCGCGGGCAGCGGTGACGGCTCAAAGCCACCGATAAACGGTAATAATGAAAAACAGACAAACACTTATATAAAAAACATTCCCCTAAGCGAGCATGTCAGGGCAATCTTCACTTACAATGCATCAATTGACCTTAATTGACGGAGTTTGCAAATGAAAAACACCAATTTCTGGCTAGGCAACGGT
The window above is part of the Thiothrix winogradskyi genome. Proteins encoded here:
- the nudE gene encoding ADP compounds hydrolase NudE, with amino-acid sequence MQKPPTIHAIHPVTSSRLFHVEELHLEFSNGERRIYERLASRGNGAVLIVPLLDDDTLLLIREYSAGTGRYELGFPKGKVERGEDVLDAANREIMEEVGYGARDLHVLRRVSLSPGYMQHHTHLILARDLYPHRVDGDEPEPLEVVPWKLSDAAELLLQDDFTEGRSLLALYLAQDWLKQHA
- the cysQ gene encoding 3'(2'),5'-bisphosphate nucleotidase CysQ; its protein translation is MDLPNLLHATVRIAQTAGAKIMAVYNAPDFAVEHKADDSPLTAADMASHHHIVDALTALTPQYPVLSEESASLPFSERSQWQTYWLVDPLDGTREFVKRNGEFSTLIALIHNHAPILGVVHAPALNETWFAHQGGGAFKYMHGETFPISTRATGRPLKVMGSKSHRDPIMPQFLERIGEHEYAVMGSILKACRVAEGSADIYPRLGLTSEWDTAAAQIIVEEAGGHFTRTDMQPLRYNTKESMLNPHFFVFGKDYHDWSQYLV
- a CDS encoding SseB family protein, giving the protein MTPQTMNEAEELLVKALAGELEGDTFIQQLMEVTLFMPIYEKHQIGGLQPTTSDQAVPLTLDDDAGNKILILFTSPDRAKAFVRDFPGYGGGLLAEFKWIIEKVGVGYSISINPDHEMGIDLEVGMLQNLH
- a CDS encoding S1C family serine protease, with translation MRILFQTLRHTSLYWLTSLLLLLSLPALANETAAKDILEDSIVKIYVTSKSQNSYSPWNADSLASSGSGFIIADNRILTNAHVVADHIFVEIQRDGTPKRYQATVEFVSHEMDIAVLKVKDETFFAKSKPLALGELPDIHQEIMVHGFPIGGDTLSTTRGIVSRIEYMPYVHSGLSYQVIQIDAAINPGNSGGPAIINGKVAGMVMQKSDESAENIGYIIPTVMINRFLADVADGKYDGFPTFSVETQNLLSPSLKQKHQLKEDQSGVLVSKVCANTSAEKVLQENDVITHIDGKKIDDDGTTALTARKTINFRHYLDLHQIGDTLTLDIVRDGTPQQIKLPLDKADESNYTYDKEPRYVIYGGFVFVATDAYEGCQTREDYDERKDKEKKDDISVTQVLAASGNLGFHDLSSLGVEKLNGERFNTFEEFYQRLRTSTEPFVILEDYAGYEVAIDRQLADTEHTDILEQYSIHKDRSKEVSTWDKALAQAKP
- a CDS encoding serine hydrolase domain-containing protein; translation: MVQRAGHSVAVVGMGVLILLLAGCGGSGVAQSQLSVIPRVVAEPALANRLTSNLDRWVAETVAEPDVVSATLLFDMPREQLHYAGAQGLANPQTGEALTSAYPFRVASISKIFTATVVLQLVEEGYFSLDTPLSRLLDNTLLPPGYTLDDLHVINGVKSGGRITVRQLLQHTAGLRDYLADTPTVQDGNGLFAQMLSEVVSNSGRGLASRQWDGRALLAHYLSTGLGRNALAAPGRQFEYSDTHYLLLGLVVERATGQSLTSQYRARIFNRLGMAHTWHESFETGRGAIAHHFYTLSAGNYLDITATPLSMSGAWASGALVSTGDDLLRFFRALMQGELFRERATLQQMRQASAASPNYGLGLQRAVVNGREVWGHAGFWGTLMLYDPAKDAYLVMSVNQANRDMYKEATGVLTATQNAGF